In bacterium (Candidatus Blackallbacteria) CG13_big_fil_rev_8_21_14_2_50_49_14, the following are encoded in one genomic region:
- the csy1 gene encoding type I-F CRISPR-associated protein Csy1: MKVDPAIQSFLDKRKEDWLKGRLKNNLSEEEQSALLQEAGEKFSLVEWLPDAAKRAGQLSLVSHPSKFSHPGSSCTAIIADAPYAPDGFLRSGNLVTDLDWFGNAAALDVNKFLSLILIDGKTILEHLETNSEYIQNEFSISTESYRNLAQGFLSVKKSNSDFLTHERIKQVYFPVEEDYHLLSVLTPSGILFELTQQIRELKFSEASKQAREDKKHDRLNTQGYDDVFNLTLIGFGGTKPQNISVLNNQNGGKAYLLPSLPPVLEQRELRLPTRDFFRETLWYRHFQESFQRMHRLLIADINNLNIRQGRDHWILSILDQVLQKVWAFREQPQGWSEGLNYKDLHKYQKIWLDDLYLDERISETDWISRVIEDFSRWFIFAYAKNLGDLALPLKDDDFYQHLKSLLHKHEEAFL; this comes from the coding sequence ATAAAAGTGGATCCAGCTATTCAAAGTTTCCTTGACAAGCGTAAAGAGGACTGGTTAAAGGGCAGGCTAAAAAACAATCTGTCTGAAGAAGAACAATCTGCTTTGCTTCAAGAAGCAGGTGAAAAATTTTCATTGGTTGAATGGCTTCCTGATGCTGCCAAGCGTGCAGGCCAGTTATCGCTGGTCAGTCACCCCAGTAAATTCAGCCATCCTGGCTCTTCATGTACTGCGATTATTGCTGATGCCCCCTACGCACCTGATGGTTTTCTTCGATCGGGGAATCTTGTAACTGATTTGGATTGGTTTGGCAATGCAGCTGCATTAGATGTAAATAAATTTTTATCTCTTATTCTCATTGATGGAAAAACGATTTTAGAACATCTTGAAACAAATTCGGAGTATATTCAGAATGAATTTAGTATTTCAACTGAATCTTACCGAAATTTGGCTCAGGGATTTTTGAGTGTCAAAAAATCGAATTCAGATTTTTTGACACATGAAAGAATTAAACAGGTTTATTTTCCTGTTGAAGAAGATTACCATCTGCTCTCAGTGTTGACCCCTTCAGGAATTTTATTTGAGTTGACTCAACAAATTCGAGAACTGAAATTTTCTGAGGCCTCAAAACAAGCCAGAGAAGATAAAAAACACGATCGTTTGAATACCCAAGGTTATGATGATGTGTTTAATCTGACGCTTATAGGGTTTGGGGGCACCAAACCTCAAAATATTAGTGTGTTGAATAATCAAAATGGTGGCAAAGCCTATCTTCTACCCAGTTTACCTCCTGTGCTTGAACAACGGGAATTAAGGCTGCCAACACGAGACTTTTTTAGAGAAACTTTGTGGTATCGGCATTTTCAAGAATCTTTTCAACGCATGCATCGGCTTTTAATTGCAGATATTAATAATTTGAATATTCGTCAAGGTCGGGATCACTGGATTTTATCCATTCTGGATCAGGTTTTGCAAAAGGTCTGGGCATTTCGTGAGCAACCTCAAGGCTGGAGTGAGGGGCTCAATTATAAGGATTTACACAAATACCAAAAAATTTGGCTTGATGATCTTTATTTGGATGAACGCATATCCGAAACAGATTGGATAAGTCGCGTGATTGAAGATTTTTCCCGTTGGTTTATCTTTGCTTACGCCAAGAATTTAGGGGATTTGGCTTTGCCTTTGAAAGATGACGATTTTTACCAGCATTTAAAATCTTTACTGCACAAGCACGAAGAGGCTTTCCTATGA
- the csy2 gene encoding type I-F CRISPR-associated protein Csy2: MRRVFLIPQISIQNANALSSPYTIGFPAMTAWLGAVHALQRQMNQNGYAKLRFEKVAVCCHELNLQTYKGLGDFDASIIGTGNPLNREGKRPSFIEEARCHLRVSLVVEYSGLSLLEQEDNQWLDLLSELLHSGLKLAGGDILNFKPLHAMTIHTEEELRKLTRRLMPGYILMERRELMQEAMNSGQDALTAMLDYLKIQNRSQENDAGQVVWSAQRKHSGWIVPIAVGFHGLTPLAPAKHQRDSHTPHRFAESLVTLGEFVMPYRIQSLDEMFWYYQTDLEQNLYLCQQTKSGRE, encoded by the coding sequence ATGAGACGCGTCTTTCTTATTCCACAGATTTCAATACAAAATGCCAATGCACTTTCGAGCCCCTATACGATTGGCTTTCCTGCCATGACTGCTTGGTTGGGAGCTGTTCATGCTTTGCAGCGTCAAATGAATCAAAATGGGTATGCCAAGCTTCGTTTTGAAAAGGTTGCGGTTTGTTGTCATGAGCTAAATTTGCAAACCTATAAGGGCTTGGGCGATTTTGATGCTTCGATTATAGGAACTGGCAATCCTTTGAATAGAGAGGGAAAACGTCCTTCGTTTATTGAAGAAGCTCGCTGTCATTTACGGGTTTCTTTGGTCGTGGAGTATTCGGGTTTAAGCTTGCTTGAGCAAGAAGATAACCAATGGCTGGACTTGCTTTCAGAACTATTGCATTCTGGTTTAAAACTGGCTGGTGGAGATATTCTCAATTTTAAGCCTCTTCATGCCATGACGATTCATACTGAAGAAGAACTGAGAAAATTAACCCGTCGCTTAATGCCCGGCTATATTTTGATGGAACGCCGAGAACTGATGCAAGAGGCTATGAATAGCGGCCAGGATGCTCTGACTGCGATGCTGGATTATCTGAAAATCCAAAACCGCAGCCAAGAAAACGATGCTGGGCAGGTTGTCTGGTCTGCTCAGAGAAAGCATTCAGGTTGGATTGTTCCCATTGCGGTGGGCTTTCATGGCTTAACTCCTTTGGCGCCAGCTAAACATCAGCGGGATTCGCATACCCCCCATCGCTTTGCTGAAAGTTTGGTCACCTTGGGAGAGTTTGTGATGCCCTATCGGATTCAGTCTCTGGATGAAATGTTTTGGTATTATCAGACCGATTTGGAACAGAATTTATATCTTTGTCAACAAACAAAAAGTGGGAGAGAATAA